AAGCAGCTTTAAAAGAAAGGCAAAATAACAGAATCCTGAAAACTCAGTTGCTGGACAACTGACCCACCCACAAGAGGAGGAAAAACATTATCTCATGAAGTTCTTGGACAGAAACAATTTGTGTTTTAAAAAGATGACCCCTGACTTCTGTTGCCTCTGATCCTTGCTATAGCAATAACCCCAGCATGGATTCGACACAGAAATGTAaatgaccagaaaaaaaacaaacaaaccataacccccccccccccccccccaaatcctgaTACCAGCAGGTTTCTAtaacattcaaaacaaaacaaacaaaaaaatactttaaaaactAACACATTTCAGCTGTACACACTGAGTTGCAAACAACTCAGATACGCTGGTGAAGTGGTTTCAGGGCTTGAGAGATGAAATGAAGTTTTCAAAATAAACTCTAATCACCTTTCAGACTCAACACTATTTCCAAGTCCAAATGATATGGTCTCCTGGCATCCTCACTGTCCACCGCAAATAAATTTCTTTACTGGTAAAACATGAACTCTCTTtatagaaaacgaaagaaaaagaaacaatcttTTAGGCAGTCTCTAACATGACCTCTCCAAACAGAAAGGTCTCAGAGTACTCTTTCCTACAATGCCAACATGAATCATCATGCATGTGTACCAGATTAAAGGCACATCTGTGTCAAGAGCAGAAACAACTGGCTACATCCAAAACTTTCTTATGAGGCAGCTCCTGCTGAACAACCATGACCACCTATAGAGAACTGGATGCCTGTATCAGTTCATCAGTAGCGCAGGGCTCATGGCATTTTATCAGAATTACCTGTATGGCATGTCTAGTAGCAAACTACTGACAATTTCAAACAGAAACGGTAAACAAGCGAAATCTGTATCTTCATTCGAAACAATATGCTTCATTTCTGTATTCTGCCCTCAGGTATGGGCAGAAAATCCAAGGTCACCACTGCACACTAACTAGTCATCAGAGACCTTCTCTATCTTCACAACAACAGTGCCAGAAAGGTCATCAAAGACTGTAACATCATCATTCTGCAAGGCTGTCTCCGAGGCTTCCTCAGACACTGGTGCAGATGTGCTGGCTTCAAGGACTGGGTCTGGCgactcctgtctttctgtgtcaccACTTTTAATCATCAGAGCTTGTTGTATCAGAGGATGTGTTGCAGCTTTTGAAAGCTGTTCAGCAGTTCTCATGCCTTGTATTTTCATCAATGTCACTTTTGGATTGTATTTGGCAGGAATAACCTCTCTAGAGGACTCCTCAGCCGACGGGGGGGATTTCAATGCAGACTTCTCTTCCATAAGCTGCAGGTACCTGAATCGGGAaacttttgttctttttaatttCCCATTCGTTGACACCGTGGAGCATCGTCCAGTATGAGTTGGGCATCCTTTGCCTGACCTGATGAAGAGACTGGCTCGTGGGATGTCAAACCTTATGGCTGCATCAATGACAGGCATGCCATTGTGGACGGCTTCAATTGCTTTTTCCATGGTCTCAGCTGTATAAGTTTGCTTGAGTCTTTTCTTGGGGTAATCTTCTCCAACATGAGTGCGCAAGAACACCTCCGAACAACGACCGCTGTGCGTCTTGCATCCATCTCTAGATCGATTGAAAAGGGTGGCTCGTGGGATTCCGTACTTCAAAGCTGCATCGATTACAGACATGCCTCCGTGGATCAGCTCAATGGCTTCGTTCATGTCCTCCACTGTGTATTCCAAATAGTTACTTTTATCCCCTGATGGCGGCACCACTCTGCGCTTTCCAGGTCTTGAAATAGCAGTGAGCAACTTGCCTCTCCGTCGTTTTCTGCCCCTCTTTGACGTTTTACCTTTCAGATTTTTAACAACTGTGTATGGAGTCTGCACACCAGCCTGCACCATTTCTGTTGCACCCTCAaactccactcctcctcctctgatgTCTGGAACAAAGGAAAAACTCCAAACATTTACTTTCGAAATATACCTCACATGAAATAAAATGCTCACAAACATGACTTGTAAGTTCAGAAGATAACTCAGTGTAATAAAAAGAAGaggattgtgttttgtttctctgcCAAGAGCAAGAGAACCAATCTCCTACAGGGTCTGTTCCTGTCATCCTCACCAACTGTCCACTTCCCATCAATCTTTCCAGCTCACAATCATGGAATGAAAGAGAACAGGAACTGTGAACTGGAATTATCTGTATAGACAAAACTGGAAATCTAATGAAATAGCAACATGATAATATTACCTTTTCACTTTCCTGACTGAAATATtttcagacagagctgacagatGATGAGACTTTTGCAGGAGAtaagtttttcttgttgtttttttcctagaTTTTTCTAGAGCTGTTATCTGCAAAGCAGTACTGGAATCAGTAGCTACTTAATCATTCACTAGACTTTTTAAATTATAATGTATATTGTATAtgtatatttctgtttgtttgtcactttgtgttgaGTACTGTTATCCATAGTTTTGGGTACCGCTATCAATCATGTGGTAGTATTACACTGGATCATTTCAGAATTTACTGAGCATaatctagaaagaaaaaaaagctgatcaCACCAATAACTGTCAAAAGGAAAATTAATGTCAACaatgtagacaacaacaacaaaatattgtgCATAAGTGGAGAGTGACATCAGTATAACATTCACCATTCCAAATAGTGTAAAAATCCTACAAAATGAAAAGTGTAATTTGTAATATCAAGTGGCTGAAATTGCTTCGACTTCAAGTGTAAATTACTGTAGTGAATGTTACACATTTCTAaatattttctgtcttttcaaACACTGAAAATTCTATTCAAATCCAGTCtcaagacccaccttttcccctcctgaataattctcaacagctcatccctttccagtatgaactaaaatgactgttagtgagtgagtgagttttgatagtttcagtaattgttggttgtatttttgattgtgtactatttatgattgttaTGACGTgtaggtgcatgcgtgtgtgctttgcgtattgtgtgtgtgtatggatgaataatttttaatatttggtatcttgtgttcaatgtgttctatttgtaaatgcctagggcttattttcaagattaggcataaatgctcgtaataacaataataataaaagtatttTGACCAGATTTGTAACCTCTGGTACATTATCCAATTTTTAGGCACCTTTATCTTTTTTGGCTTGTTTACATTCCTTTTTCAGGCTTTTGACTAcctttgtcacagagagagagatggaggcagacagagagggagagagacagagacacacacacacacacagaaagagagagagagagagagagagagaactcagaactcaaaacataaGTGAAGACATGACCAACATTACAATTATTTTATATTTGTTTCTTGTCATCAACAACAGTAGTTTCTAAATTTTATGGATGTCTTGAACGCATTCAGCCCATTTCTATCTTCTTGTTACTGTACTAAAGGGGACAGGCAGGGTGTAAGCTGTCTAGCAGAAAccaattcttcttcgttcgtgggctgcaactcacaggttcactcgtatgtacaccagtaggcttttacatgtatgaccgtttttacctcgccatccatgtaggcagacatactctgtttttgggggtgtgagtgctggctatgttcttgtttccataacccaccgaactctgacatggattacaggatcttaacatgtgcatttgatcttctacttgtgCATACACATGAGAAGgcttcaggcacaaacaggtctgcacatatgttgatctgggagactggaaaaatctccaccctttacccaccaggcgccgttaccgagattcaaacccaggaccctcagattgaaagtccaacgctttagccactcggctattgcgctcatcAGAAACCACAAACAATGGAATGTTATCATTGAAACAGATACTACAAAACATACTGAAACTGATATAAAGCATGACAAAATATTCTTTCACTTACTCCCTAGTGCCCAGCTGACCACAGAACCCATGTCAAGACTATCATCATCACAAGAACTCCACCATGTTCAAAACCTTCACAACTTTTAAGAACATGCCAGCCAGTACATGTTTCCCTATATCACCTCTGATATCATAACAAACAAATCTACCAGAAAAAACAACTGTTTAAGTACAGCCATATTCAGCCATGACAGTAAACTCATCGAGACAAATAAAATAATATGTGCCAGCAGCTTCAAACTCAATTTGTTACAaccccattaactctctccatacgaacggcgaaagagacgatgttaacagcgtttcaccccaattaccatcatcaaaatattgcaagcggaaggctcttatactgaagaggtgaatgttgacaaagaataccacaattctgacgacggaagctaaagtttgggtcattcagacacccactggacatccgaggggtctgtgtagaagagaagagaggactggtcgtactgagttaaacaaagttaaaaaaaaaaaaaaaaagaaaaagaagaagaaagaaatgataaattgcacgcaaaaaaacacacacaaaaaagctataaTAGCAAATGACAAACGCTTCAGAAAGGGTGGCTCATCTCTATCCCAATCTTTACAACCTCACCATTAAAGTTATGTTTATGTTTACAAGGTCACAACCTCGCTGTCCAAGTTTACAATGTGACTACCTCACCATCAAAGTTAAGTTTACAACATCACTACCTTGCTGTCAAAGTTTTATATCGCTATCTCACTGTCAAAGTTGAGTTTACAGCATCACAATATCACCATGAAATATCAGTTTACAACCTCACTACCTCACCATCTAAGTTTACAATGTGAATACCTTGCCTTTAAAGTTAAGTTTACAGTGCCACTACCTCGCTGTCAAAGTTTTATATCACTATCTCACCATCAAAGTTGAGTTTACAGCGTCACGATCTCACCATGAAATATAAGTTTACAACCTCACTACCTCACTGTCTAAGTTTACAATGTCACTACCTTGCCTTTAAAGTTAAGTTTACGACGTCACAACTTCATTGTCAAAGTTTTATATTGTTATCACACTGTGAAATTTACAACGTAACAATCTCACCATCAAACACAAGTTTACAACCTCACAACCTTGCAATCAAAGTTTACAATGTCACTACCTTACTTTCAAAGTGAAGTTTACAACCTCAGTAACCTGCTGTCAAAGTTACCAGTCTTGTCTAGTGATGGCTGGGATTGGGAGGCTTTGTCCTTGTGGTAAAGTACAGGATGGACTGAAAGCAGGAACAGAACACTCTTTCAGCAGTGCTTTCCTGCAGAGCACTAACATTATTCCCATGCGTGACTGCAGAACTAGGTTCACAACTAGCACCATGGCAGAAAACACAGCAGAATCCGTGAAGAAAATGGGATGGGAGAGAAACTAACAGTAACATAAACATCTTAAGGGAAAATTTCTCTGAGTAGTTAATAAAATgtgcaaaatttttttttttttttttttttttaaaggagaagaaAACGCTTAGAATCTTATAAATTAAGTAACTTTTCTTAACTTGTATCAAATAAAACAAGTACCACCATTATTGTTCTTACCCAGTAAACCAGAAATACATTCAAACATCAAACTGGGGGGTACATTTGTCCAAGGCTGAGATAACAAAACGCACATGCCACACAAATTTGAAATTTCTCACTTTGCTCTTCAGAACTGTCAAGGACtacggagaaaaaaaacaaacaaaaaaacccaaacaaacctgaTGAACTATAGTGTCTGCCATGGtggtctttttttaaattttttttttactgtattatGCAAAATAAGAGTTTAACCCATTCAGTACCAAATCTAGAAATAATTCTACacatttttagaacagtggcagAGATCATTCCTCAATGGCGATACTGTggaatgtaagaaaaaaaat
The sequence above is a segment of the Babylonia areolata isolate BAREFJ2019XMU chromosome 19, ASM4173473v1, whole genome shotgun sequence genome. Coding sequences within it:
- the LOC143293885 gene encoding uncharacterized protein LOC143293885, coding for MDDLTANQFIASLVKSMQALCNGYIDFNSSIEVVGHIHLNIDRKTKLDYVLTEEVSKSVSEDATLFSSHSYHSKPPHGLTSENLTAKSEKASAPVKSGTSNSGSRRKTHQVPREDDSETISFSTVPQVTSHIQVRSDSSLSIHADESFDSTYSDNVGFSHDSNSLQTSEKESNQTLPRCVQSSLDRRRKGSASDFVTSAMKHRRIAEASVKSEPPSPVEEIHIKEEPEDIELIYHSSSDDVTGQDISTPDFSSVVMESLDHVGQKNLASFMTGGKGRQQMQQAPFPVMLHSSPDTSVSVVPLPGPSTSTAPVPSASADIRGGGVEFEGATEMVQAGVQTPYTVVKNLKGKTSKRGRKRRRGKLLTAISRPGKRRVVPPSGDKSNYLEYTVEDMNEAIELIHGGMSVIDAALKYGIPRATLFNRSRDGCKTHSGRCSEVFLRTHVGEDYPKKRLKQTYTAETMEKAIEAVHNGMPVIDAAIRFDIPRASLFIRSGKGCPTHTGRCSTVSTNGKLKRTKVSRFRYLQLMEEKSALKSPPSAEESSREVIPAKYNPKVTLMKIQGMRTAEQLSKAATHPLIQQALMIKSGDTERQESPDPVLEASTSAPVSEEASETALQNDDVTVFDDLSGTVVVKIEKVSDD